A part of Chloroflexota bacterium genomic DNA contains:
- a CDS encoding DNA-3-methyladenine glycosylase, producing MSILERDFYNRSALDVARDLLGCRLVRMMNGQRLAGLILESEAYQGEEDLGCHASAGKTPRTAVMYGEPGHAYVYFTYGMHWMLNAVTDQPETPSAVLIRAIQPIEGQDLMTQNRPYNAGKRGWTDGPAKLTQALAIDKTFNTIDLCTPGDGLWIESGESVPDDRVQRSARIGLNSVPEPWRSKPWRFNVNGGELLD from the coding sequence ATGTCCATTCTGGAACGTGACTTTTACAATCGCTCTGCGCTGGATGTGGCGCGGGACCTGCTGGGCTGCCGTTTGGTTCGGATGATGAACGGGCAGCGCCTGGCAGGGCTGATCCTCGAAAGCGAAGCCTATCAGGGTGAAGAGGACCTTGGCTGCCATGCCTCCGCGGGTAAAACACCCCGCACAGCAGTGATGTATGGCGAGCCGGGCCATGCCTATGTCTACTTCACCTATGGCATGCACTGGATGCTCAATGCGGTCACGGACCAACCCGAAACGCCTTCAGCCGTGCTGATCCGTGCGATCCAGCCGATAGAGGGACAGGACCTGATGACGCAAAATCGACCCTATAACGCCGGTAAGCGCGGTTGGACCGATGGCCCCGCCAAGCTGACGCAGGCTTTGGCGATTGACAAGACTTTTAATACAATAGATCTCTGCACACCAGGGGACGGCTTGTGGATCGAATCCGGCGAATCTGTTCCCGATGACCGGGTGCAGCGTTCCGCCCGGATTGGGCTTAACAGCGTGCCGGAACCCTGGCGCTCAAAACCCTGGCGATTCAACGTGAACGGAGGAGAGCTGCTTGACTGA
- a CDS encoding NAD-dependent epimerase/dehydratase family protein, which translates to MNFLITGGAGFLGSALSNRLLRQGHHVRVLDDLSTGNPDALDPEIHFTRGDINDRPKLWTLLQDIHCVYHLAARVSVPESVLFPRDYNEVNTGGTATLMEAIRDAGTPRVVLTSSGAVYGNQESTMMVETMSPHPQSPYAASKLAAEWYVRTIGDLSGVETLILRIFNAYGPGQRIPPAHPPVIPNFIRQAKQNGTLIFHGDGNQTRDYVYVDDVVNALVAAATAQGLNGEVINVGSGQETSVRELARQVIDITGGKPEEVYNPRVGSGVSRMCADISKAKNALNYVPLISLENGLRLTLEKDPQFQNGK; encoded by the coding sequence ATGAATTTTTTGATCACAGGCGGAGCGGGGTTTCTTGGCTCCGCTTTAAGCAACCGGTTACTCAGGCAGGGGCATCATGTCCGCGTGTTGGATGATCTATCCACAGGCAACCCCGATGCCCTCGACCCCGAAATCCACTTCACCCGCGGCGACATCAACGACCGCCCCAAGCTCTGGACCCTCCTCCAGGATATCCATTGCGTCTACCACCTAGCCGCCCGGGTCTCCGTTCCGGAATCAGTGCTTTTCCCGCGTGATTATAATGAAGTGAATACCGGCGGTACTGCCACGCTAATGGAAGCCATTCGCGATGCCGGGACTCCTCGGGTGGTGCTGACCTCTTCCGGCGCCGTTTATGGCAACCAGGAATCTACCATGATGGTTGAAACCATGTCACCCCATCCGCAATCACCCTATGCAGCATCCAAACTGGCAGCAGAATGGTACGTCCGCACAATCGGTGATCTCTCCGGCGTTGAAACCCTGATCCTGCGGATTTTCAACGCCTATGGTCCCGGCCAGCGGATTCCCCCCGCCCACCCGCCAGTCATCCCCAACTTCATCCGCCAGGCTAAACAAAACGGCACATTGATCTTCCACGGCGATGGCAACCAGACCCGTGACTATGTCTATGTGGACGACGTGGTCAATGCCCTGGTTGCTGCCGCCACTGCGCAGGGTTTGAACGGCGAAGTGATCAATGTCGGCAGCGGGCAGGAAACCAGCGTGCGCGAATTGGCACGCCAGGTGATTGATATCACCGGCGGCAAACCCGAAGAGGTCTACAACCCTCGAGTGGGGAGCGGCGTTTCCCGGATGTGCGCGGATATCAGTAAAGCCAAGAACGCTCTGAATTACGTTCCGCTGATCTCACTCGAAAACGGCCTGCGGCTGACCCTCGAAAAAGACCCCCAATTCCAAAACGGGAAATAA